Proteins from one bacterium genomic window:
- a CDS encoding MaoC family dehydratase, protein MAEPLIIPDVASLPEYEGTDLGVTDWHEIDQTKIDAFAQATGDHQWIHVDPERAEAESPFGATVAHGYMTLALAPALLPEIVEVAKRSQIVNIGLDKVRLREPVKVGSRLRLGATVKNVRPMKGGTMRLALDVRFEVEGTKRPVCTGELVFLYFP, encoded by the coding sequence ATGGCCGAACCGCTCATCATCCCGGACGTCGCGTCCCTCCCCGAATACGAGGGAACCGATCTCGGTGTCACCGACTGGCACGAGATCGATCAGACGAAGATCGACGCCTTCGCGCAGGCGACCGGGGACCACCAGTGGATCCACGTCGATCCGGAGCGCGCCGAAGCCGAGTCGCCCTTCGGTGCGACCGTCGCCCATGGCTACATGACCCTCGCCCTCGCCCCGGCCCTGCTACCGGAGATCGTCGAGGTCGCGAAGCGGTCCCAGATCGTGAACATCGGCCTCGACAAGGTCCGACTGCGCGAGCCCGTCAAGGTCGGGAGCCGGCTGCGCCTCGGAGCGACGGTGAAGAACGTTCGCCCCATGAAGGGCGGAACCATGCGGCTCGCGCTCGACGTCCGCTTCGAGGTCGAGGGCACGAAGCGCCCGGTCTGCACGGGCGAGCTGGTCTTCCTCTACTTTCCATGA
- a CDS encoding 4a-hydroxytetrahydrobiopterin dehydratase, whose translation MARPKALETPEIEAKLADLEGWSLEDGKLHRSFRFANFVEAFGFMASVALVAEKMDHHPEWSNVYDRVEVDLTTHDAGGITVLDFELAVAMNAAAD comes from the coding sequence GTGGCTCGCCCGAAAGCGCTCGAAACACCCGAGATCGAGGCGAAGCTCGCGGATCTCGAGGGCTGGTCCCTCGAGGACGGCAAGCTCCACCGCTCCTTCCGGTTCGCGAACTTCGTCGAAGCCTTCGGCTTCATGGCGAGCGTGGCCCTGGTCGCCGAGAAGATGGATCACCACCCCGAATGGTCGAACGTCTACGACCGGGTCGAGGTCGACCTGACGACCCACGATGCGGGCGGGATCACGGTTCTGGACTTCGAGCTGGCGGTCGCGATGAACGCGGCAGCCGACTAG
- a CDS encoding aldo/keto reductase, which produces MSTEESGSETTEAGKRRPWVMIAVGVSLVIGWATSGDLIYHSLIGLDSSFFPAGEWIQSTLAPGATKAVGGIVLGVVILLLLGGFFFVLSRREAPTRPDGRRAFLAGSAAGASAFVAGLAGALGHTLFGVGKHGGGWLDIQSKISGDTGVVKTHPNWDDAWKGARVESYGRLGRTEWPISDTVLGAGRIREANWKIVTGAFDRGINYIDTAPDYSVEGSELAVGRALKEIPRDEVFLATKFCTPIGHLPAGTPVEKYKSVIEESLTRMGTDYVDLVHIHSCDEVERLMDPNVHEAFVRLKDEGKARFLGVSTHTPRLEPVANQAIDSGRFDVMMLAYHHGIWPHLGSIIDRAHDEQDMGIVAMKTLKGARHRNLEDFHDANSYAQAALKWVHSNPKVSCAVISFFEMQHLDEYLFASGKQITNEDLAILERYDRGIIGSYCAPHCGACLDSCPEGVPIADVLRHRMYFEDYKDERNAMELYAKLPVNASACDGCSAPCLGSCPVGIDIADRVQGAHELLTFGA; this is translated from the coding sequence ATGTCGACCGAGGAATCCGGCAGCGAGACGACGGAGGCGGGCAAGCGGCGCCCCTGGGTGATGATCGCGGTGGGCGTCTCCCTCGTGATCGGCTGGGCCACGAGCGGGGACCTGATCTACCACTCGCTGATCGGGCTCGACTCGAGCTTCTTCCCAGCCGGCGAGTGGATCCAATCGACCCTCGCTCCGGGCGCGACCAAAGCGGTCGGAGGCATCGTCCTCGGCGTCGTGATCCTGCTGCTCCTCGGCGGCTTCTTCTTCGTCCTGTCCCGCCGCGAGGCGCCGACCCGTCCGGACGGGCGCCGCGCCTTCCTCGCGGGCTCCGCCGCGGGGGCGAGCGCCTTCGTCGCCGGACTCGCGGGCGCCCTGGGGCATACGCTCTTTGGTGTCGGAAAGCACGGCGGCGGCTGGCTCGACATCCAGTCGAAGATCAGCGGGGACACCGGCGTCGTGAAGACCCACCCGAACTGGGACGACGCCTGGAAGGGCGCGCGCGTCGAGTCCTACGGCCGCCTCGGTCGGACCGAATGGCCGATCTCGGACACCGTCCTCGGTGCGGGTCGGATCCGCGAGGCGAACTGGAAGATCGTGACCGGCGCCTTCGATCGTGGAATCAACTACATCGATACGGCGCCCGACTACTCCGTCGAAGGCAGCGAGCTCGCCGTCGGTCGCGCGCTGAAGGAGATTCCGCGCGACGAGGTGTTTCTGGCGACGAAGTTCTGCACGCCGATCGGTCATCTGCCGGCGGGGACTCCGGTCGAGAAATACAAGTCCGTCATCGAGGAGTCCCTCACGCGCATGGGCACGGACTACGTGGACCTCGTGCACATCCACTCCTGTGACGAGGTCGAGCGCCTGATGGACCCGAACGTCCACGAAGCCTTTGTTCGCCTCAAGGATGAGGGCAAGGCGCGTTTCCTCGGCGTCTCGACCCACACGCCGCGCCTCGAGCCGGTCGCGAACCAGGCGATCGATTCCGGTCGCTTCGACGTCATGATGCTCGCCTACCACCACGGGATCTGGCCCCACCTCGGATCGATCATCGACCGCGCCCACGACGAGCAGGACATGGGCATCGTCGCCATGAAGACGCTCAAGGGCGCGCGCCATCGGAACCTCGAGGATTTCCACGACGCGAACTCCTACGCCCAGGCCGCGCTCAAATGGGTGCACTCGAATCCGAAGGTCTCCTGCGCGGTGATTTCGTTCTTCGAGATGCAGCATCTCGACGAGTATCTCTTCGCTTCAGGCAAGCAGATCACGAACGAGGACCTCGCGATCCTCGAGCGCTACGACCGAGGCATCATCGGGTCGTACTGCGCCCCCCACTGCGGCGCTTGTCTCGACAGCTGCCCGGAAGGCGTGCCGATCGCCGACGTCCTGCGGCACCGCATGTACTTCGAGGACTACAAGGACGAGCGCAACGCGATGGAGCTCTACGCGAAGCTCCCCGTGAATGCGAGTGCCTGCGACGGCTGCTCGGCGCCGTGTCTCGGGTCGTGCCCGGTCGGGATCGACATCGCCGATCGCGTCCAGGGCGCGCACGAGCTGCTCACGTTCGGGGCGTAG